AGATTTTCGCTGCCCCGTTGCAATAAATTACTTAGAGAAGGAGACCAGCTATGAAAAAATGGTACAATGAAGAATATGAATTTGAAATAGAAGTTACAGGGTTTTTACGAGGAGATCACACAGAACATTATTGCAGAAATGGGGAAGAGGTTGGGGATCAATATACCTGCACCTATGGATGTCCGGTCAATAAAGATGGTCAGGGGATCTGCTCAAAAACAATGATGATGCTTTATCCAATCATGGAGGCGGTTAGAAGTGGCGGAGATCTTGAGAATCTTGGCGGAAGCAGCAGATATGTGAAAGATATTGTGTGTCCGGACGGATGTGTGATGTTCCGACTGACGGCAACACCGTTAGGAAATGAAAACTTCCATAAGGGTGGATTTTGGAAGGAGCAGTAGGATATGGCATCAAGTAAGGAATATTTACAATTTATTTTAGGACAGTTAGCGGAGTTGGAAGAAATCTCATACCGGGCTATGATGGGCGAATTTATTATTTATTACTGCGGTAAAATCGTTGGTGGTATCTATGATGACAGGCTGTTGGTAAAGCCGGTAAAAGCGGCACTTTCCTATCTGTGGGAAGCCTCCTACGAACTGCCGTATGAGGGAGCAAAAGAATGCTGCTGGTAGACGAGGTGGATGATAAAGAGTTTTTGCAGGGATTGTTCGTTGCGATGTATGAGGAGCTGCCGGAGGTAAAAGGGAAGAAAAAGAAATAGGAAAGTAACAAAATTGAAAAAGTGAGAAATACCGATTATGTACAGGAAAGCCAGTTTAAACTGCAGATGAAAAGCAGTTTGAACTGGCTTTCTTTTGTTAAAGAATCAAACATTTTTATTATTTAATGTTTCTAAAAAAGTAATCAGGGAATCTAACTGTTCCGGTGAAAGTTTATTTGTGGCATTGATCAATTCAACTTGTTTATCAGTAAGAAATACGGGCTGGGCACCACTCTCCATAAAAAACTGGGATAAAGAGATACCAAATGCATCGCAAATTCGCTCCAGAGAGGGGATAGAAGGTGTCATATGTCTGCGATACCAGGATGAAATTGTAGATTGAGTCATTCCGGACTCTTCTGCAAGTTGGTATTCAGACCATCCTTTTGCAGTTCTAAATTCTACAATTCGATCTAATACGTTCATTTTCTGCCTCCTTAATACTTCGTTATATCGTTTATTATAGTGTGCAATATCGTAGTAAAATAATTTTGAAATGCGTATAAAACATGTATTAATGCGTAGTATAAATATTGAAATTTTAAACGCATTATCGTATAATTAGTACGATATATAGTAGTAAATGGGGATAAATATAAATACAAATGAAAAACAATAAATGGGAAAAGAAATTACAGAAATATAAAAATAGAAAAAGAAATTTTTTGATAAAAAATGAAAAATGTAAATTTCTAAAACTGAAAAAAGTATTTCGACCGATTATCAGATCCGGTTTATTTATTCAACGAAAAATAAATGGTTTTAGTGTGGAGATAATGAATGAAAAGTCTGCTTTTCATAATAAACCAATTATTTTCGTGGTAACTCATATAGGAAAATGGGATTTTGAGATTGTAAATGAGCAGATACAGGAACAATTTTATGTAATAGCTGCAGATTATAAAAATTTAAGCAGAGGTTTGAATGGAATTATATTAAAAGCAAATGGAATCGTTTATGTGGATGAAAGAGATAAAGCAGATAAGATGAATACAAAAGAGATAATGATTCGTTTGCTCAGGTGTGGTGCTAATATTATGATTTTTCCGGAAGGGACATGGAATCTTTCGGAAAATTCGATTGTAAATGATATTGCATACGGTGCGGTCTACAGTGCAATTGAAACAGGTGCATCCATTTGCCCAATTGCTATAGAACAATATGATAAGAGATTTGTTATTAACATGGGGAAAACTATTGAAGTAACAGGTAAAAACATAAATAAGAAAAAATTGAATTGTGAATTGCGGGATATGTTAGCAACATTAAAGTGGCAGATTTGGGAACGGGAGGGGCTGAAGAAAAGATCAGATATTTCAGATGATTATTGGAAAAATTTTATAGAACAGAGAAGAAGAGAGTGGAAGGAATATAGTCTGAGAGAGCAGATTATTAATACATATATTCCAGAAGAAAAAAGGCAATATTGGCTTACTCAGATTGAATTAAAAACTAAGAACATTCCTACATGGCTAGAGATATTAAAAAACGAGGAAGGATTGGGATGGATGACAAATGATAATTTATAAGATACTGCATCCGATTTCATTGAAAATATCAAGAAAAATACATGGAAAGACTTTACATATATTAAGTGAAATACCTATGGAGAGAGACGGAGCAATTTATATGGCGAATCATTCATGTAGATGGGATGTGCCAGTTGCGGTAGATCTTTTAAAAAGTCATACCTATGTTTTGGCAGGAAAACAATCACTTCAATTTATGGACTGGCTTGGATTTGAAATAAATGGAACTGTCTGGGTTGATAGAAAAAATAGAAATAGCAGATCATTCGCGTATAAAAGAATGAAAAAGTTACTAATGAAGAAAAATAATTTACTCATTTTCCCGGAAGGAACATGGAATTTGCTGCCTTCTTCTCCAATGCTTCCTATCTATTGGGGAGGAATTACATTGGCAATGGAAACTGGAAAGCCACTTATTCCGGTTGTTATGGAATATAGGAAGGATGATGTTTATATTGCTTTCGACAAGCCTGCATATTATAGGAAA
The Roseburia rectibacter DNA segment above includes these coding regions:
- a CDS encoding helix-turn-helix domain-containing protein translates to MNVLDRIVEFRTAKGWSEYQLAEESGMTQSTISSWYRRHMTPSIPSLERICDAFGISLSQFFMESGAQPVFLTDKQVELINATNKLSPEQLDSLITFLETLNNKNV
- a CDS encoding lysophospholipid acyltransferase family protein — encoded protein: MIIYKILHPISLKISRKIHGKTLHILSEIPMERDGAIYMANHSCRWDVPVAVDLLKSHTYVLAGKQSLQFMDWLGFEINGTVWVDRKNRNSRSFAYKRMKKLLMKKNNLLIFPEGTWNLLPSSPMLPIYWGGITLAMETGKPLIPVVMEYRKDDVYIAFDKPAYYRKDQDKKQSADMLRDTMATLRWNIWEYFPMEKRSEIDLKEWDREKEKRLKEYPKLNYKYEMSCIRREE
- a CDS encoding TIGR04076 family protein; protein product: MKKWYNEEYEFEIEVTGFLRGDHTEHYCRNGEEVGDQYTCTYGCPVNKDGQGICSKTMMMLYPIMEAVRSGGDLENLGGSSRYVKDIVCPDGCVMFRLTATPLGNENFHKGGFWKEQ
- a CDS encoding lysophospholipid acyltransferase family protein; this encodes MKNNKWEKKLQKYKNRKRNFLIKNEKCKFLKLKKVFRPIIRSGLFIQRKINGFSVEIMNEKSAFHNKPIIFVVTHIGKWDFEIVNEQIQEQFYVIAADYKNLSRGLNGIILKANGIVYVDERDKADKMNTKEIMIRLLRCGANIMIFPEGTWNLSENSIVNDIAYGAVYSAIETGASICPIAIEQYDKRFVINMGKTIEVTGKNINKKKLNCELRDMLATLKWQIWEREGLKKRSDISDDYWKNFIEQRRREWKEYSLREQIINTYIPEEKRQYWLTQIELKTKNIPTWLEILKNEEGLGWMTNDNL